Genomic DNA from Streptomyces sp. AM 2-1-1:
CGACCTCGCGCGACTCCATCAGCCCGGAGAGGCCGGCCGGGTCAAAACCTTCGAGGCGCGAGAAGAGCTGGAAGTAGGGCGGTCGGGTGTTCTGCGCCTGGAGTCCGACGAGGTGGGCGACGGCGTCCTTCGGGCCGAGCGCCGACCGGGCGAGCAGGAGCTGGCGGTGGAGCGTGGCCCGGTTCAGTGCCCTGGCGGTGAGGACGGCCGGGCGCGGGGGCCCGGCTGCGGGGCGGCGTCCGGGAGGGTTCGTCTGAGCGGCCATGTCCGGCACGGTACGCGGACTCGCGGACAGTTCCGGTCCGCGAGGAAAGATCGCGTCCGGCGCGGGTGCGCCGGCGGCCGGAGCGCACGCCGGGGAACTCCTCCGGCACGCCGGCCGTACGCGGCCGACACTCTCGGGCGGACGGGGTGACCGGGGTCAGGGCTTTCCCGCCCGCATGATGGAGGCGTGATCAGCGTTCTGTTCGCCATCCTGACCGCGCTCAGCAATGGGGCCGCCTCGGTCTTCCAGCGCCGGGCAGCCGCCACCGCGCCGGACTCCTCGGCGATGCGGCTCTCCCTCTTCCACCATCTGCTGCGCCAGAAGGTGTGGCTCGCGGGCATCGGGCTGGTGATCGTCGCGGCGGTCTGCCAGGCCGTGGCCCTGGCGACCGGGCCGATCGCGGTGGTGCAGCCGATCTTCGTGATCGAGCTGCCCTCCACCCTGCTGCTGGCCGGCGTCGTGATGCGCGTCCGGGTCCCGCGCCAGGTCTGGTACGGAGTCGCCGCGGTGACGGCCGGTCTGGCGCTGGGCATGGCGTCGGCGGCCCCGGGCGGCGGCCACGACACCGTACGCGGCTCGCACTGGGCCATCGCGCTGGTGCTGACCGGTCTCTTCGAGGCGGCGCTGATCGTGGGGGCCCTGGCATCCCGGCGCAATGTCCGTGCCGCCCTGCTCGGGCTCGCCGCCGCCTGCGGTTACGCGCTGACGGCCGCGCTGATGAAGGACGCCATGGCCCGGCTGGAGGGCTCCGGCGGGGTGTTGCGGCTGTTCTCCTCCTGGCAGCTCTACGCCACGGCCGCGGCCGGTGTCGGCGCGCTCTTCCTGCTCCAGAACGCGCTGCAGGCGGGCACGCTGGTGGCGGTCCAGCCGATGCTGACCCTCGGCGACGCGCTGATCAGCATCCTGTACGGGGTGACGCTCTTCGGGGAGACGCTGCGCACCGGCTGGTGGCTGCTGCCGGAGGTGGTCGCGCTCGTCCTGATCGCCCTGGGCTGCCTGGAACTCTCCCGGTCGCCGCTCGCCTCCGGGAAACCGCTGCCACCGTCCCGGG
This window encodes:
- a CDS encoding DMT family transporter, translated to MISVLFAILTALSNGAASVFQRRAAATAPDSSAMRLSLFHHLLRQKVWLAGIGLVIVAAVCQAVALATGPIAVVQPIFVIELPSTLLLAGVVMRVRVPRQVWYGVAAVTAGLALGMASAAPGGGHDTVRGSHWAIALVLTGLFEAALIVGALASRRNVRAALLGLAAACGYALTAALMKDAMARLEGSGGVLRLFSSWQLYATAAAGVGALFLLQNALQAGTLVAVQPMLTLGDALISILYGVTLFGETLRTGWWLLPEVVALVLIALGCLELSRSPLASGKPLPPSRVK